A stretch of the Brevundimonas sp. MF30-B genome encodes the following:
- a CDS encoding transglutaminase family protein, which yields MTREEAEAQLAEIGRSEEAEFPLLEAALACALHDWPFRDPEPVRVLAAIAGERLKERIGGEPVDDALAETLSADLRFNGDLLRYDDPGNTDVIDVAERRRGLSAALAVFYLDAARRAGVQAAAVDFPGHVLLRVETPEGPVALDPFSQGRVVLPSELTRRALRAGLTPHVADRLDLLMAPVSERQALIRLQNILFSRALKAGDFEAAERSALRRALLDPEDHRPWLDVAAAREKQGALAGALDALSRARGVDGAAEVGRQVVFDRVRLRLN from the coding sequence AGCGAGGAGGCGGAGTTCCCCCTTCTGGAAGCCGCCCTCGCCTGTGCGCTGCACGACTGGCCGTTCCGCGACCCCGAGCCGGTCCGCGTCCTGGCCGCCATCGCGGGCGAACGCCTGAAAGAGCGCATCGGCGGCGAGCCGGTCGATGACGCTCTGGCCGAGACGCTGTCGGCCGATCTGCGGTTCAACGGCGACCTGCTGCGCTACGACGACCCCGGAAACACCGACGTCATCGATGTGGCCGAGCGGCGGCGCGGCCTCTCGGCGGCCCTGGCGGTCTTCTACCTGGACGCGGCGCGCAGGGCGGGCGTTCAGGCCGCCGCCGTGGACTTTCCTGGCCACGTCCTGCTGCGCGTCGAAACCCCCGAAGGCCCGGTGGCGCTGGACCCGTTCAGCCAGGGGCGGGTCGTGCTTCCCTCCGAGCTCACCCGCCGCGCGCTGAGGGCCGGCCTGACGCCTCATGTCGCGGACCGGCTGGATCTGCTGATGGCCCCGGTCAGCGAGCGTCAGGCCCTGATCCGACTGCAGAACATCCTTTTCAGCCGCGCGCTCAAGGCCGGCGACTTCGAGGCGGCTGAGCGCTCAGCCCTGCGCCGCGCCCTCTTGGACCCCGAGGATCACCGGCCCTGGCTGGACGTCGCCGCCGCCCGCGAGAAACAAGGCGCCCTCGCCGGCGCCTTGGACGCGCTTTCGCGCGCCCGAGGCGTGGACGGCGCCGCCGAGGTGGGCCGCCAGGTCGTGTTCGACCGCGTTCGTCTGCGCCTGAACTGA
- the gshB gene encoding glutathione synthase encodes MLKVAIQMDPIEAVDVESDTTFLLALSAQERGHSLWVYDFRTLALEDGRLFCRARPVSLKAAQGDHVVFGEEAKLDLAADVDVILMRQDPPFDMAYVTATYLLETVHPHTLVVNDPAEVRSAPEKLLVTRFPGLTPPTLISSDPVALNAFHQKHGDVVLKPLHGAAGSGVVRLKAGDPNLDALVEIHAMGSRDPLVIQKFIPAVSAGDKRIILIDGEPIGAINRIPASGQVRSNLRVGGVAAPVELTPRDREICAAIGPELKRRGLIFVGIDVIGDYLTEINVTSPTGAQQLKRFSGVDAGALLWDVIEARRAA; translated from the coding sequence ATGCTCAAGGTCGCCATTCAGATGGACCCCATCGAGGCGGTCGACGTCGAGTCCGACACCACCTTCCTGTTGGCCCTGTCGGCCCAGGAGCGCGGGCACAGCCTGTGGGTCTACGACTTCCGCACCCTGGCGCTGGAGGACGGCCGCCTGTTCTGCCGCGCCCGTCCGGTCAGTCTGAAGGCGGCCCAAGGCGACCATGTCGTCTTCGGTGAAGAGGCCAAGCTGGACCTGGCGGCCGATGTCGACGTGATCCTGATGCGCCAGGATCCGCCCTTCGACATGGCCTATGTCACCGCCACCTATCTGCTGGAGACGGTGCATCCGCACACTCTGGTGGTGAACGACCCCGCCGAGGTGCGCTCGGCGCCCGAGAAGCTCTTGGTCACACGCTTCCCCGGCCTGACGCCGCCGACTCTGATTTCGTCGGACCCGGTCGCCCTGAACGCCTTCCATCAGAAGCACGGCGACGTGGTTCTGAAACCGCTGCACGGCGCGGCCGGTTCGGGCGTGGTGCGGCTGAAGGCCGGCGACCCGAACCTGGACGCCCTGGTCGAAATCCACGCCATGGGCAGCCGCGATCCGCTGGTGATCCAGAAATTCATCCCCGCCGTCTCGGCCGGGGACAAGCGGATCATCCTGATCGACGGCGAGCCGATCGGCGCCATCAACCGCATCCCGGCGTCTGGACAGGTGCGCTCCAACCTGCGCGTGGGCGGCGTCGCGGCGCCGGTCGAGCTGACCCCCCGCGACCGCGAGATCTGCGCCGCCATCGGACCCGAGCTGAAGCGGCGGGGTCTGATCTTCGTCGGCATCGACGTGATCGGCGACTATCTAACCGAGATCAACGTCACCTCCCCCACCGGCGCCCAGCAGCTGAAGCGCTTCAGCGGCGTCGACGCGGGCGCCCTGCTGTGGGACGTGATCGAGGCTAGACGCGCCGCGTAA
- a CDS encoding YifB family Mg chelatase-like AAA ATPase has translation MVARVVTVAFDGVDARRVDVEVQFLGSPQGAFANVGLPDKAVAESRERVRGAFAGIGLALPPKKVIANLAPADLPKEGSHFDLPIALALLAAMGVIAPDALDGWAAVGELGLDGQIASVGGALPAAVAASAMGLGLICPEANGPEAAWADGAQILAPRSLIGLINHFKGSQVLRAPERGDMRSGAAVPDLREVRGQEGAKRALEIAAAGGHNLLFIGPPGSGKSMMAQRLPGLLPPLTSRELLETSMIWSVAGLIERGALTRDRPFRAPHHSASMAALTGGGLRAKPGEASLAHNGVLFLDELPEYAPQALDSLRQPLETGEVVVARANAHVRYPARFQLVAAMNPCRCGLGGAGRGACGKAPRCQASYQNRISGPLFDRIDLTVETPTVTAADMALPPAAEGTAEAAARVAAARALQADRAAEAGLDPVASINSRASGDFLDRTARPDDAGRMLLMRAGEAGGLTARGWTRTLRLARTIADLDGCDGVLRRHIAEALLYRRTTLGAQGDFDRQTARTGAPAF, from the coding sequence ATGGTCGCTCGGGTTGTCACGGTCGCCTTCGACGGCGTGGACGCGCGGCGCGTGGATGTGGAGGTCCAGTTTCTGGGCAGTCCGCAGGGCGCCTTCGCCAACGTCGGCCTGCCCGACAAGGCTGTGGCCGAGAGCCGCGAGCGCGTGCGCGGCGCCTTCGCGGGCATCGGCCTGGCCCTGCCGCCCAAGAAGGTGATCGCCAATCTGGCGCCCGCCGACCTGCCCAAGGAGGGCAGCCATTTCGACCTGCCCATCGCGCTGGCCCTTCTGGCCGCCATGGGCGTGATCGCGCCCGATGCGCTGGACGGCTGGGCGGCGGTGGGGGAGCTGGGGCTGGACGGTCAGATCGCCTCGGTCGGCGGCGCCCTGCCCGCCGCAGTCGCCGCCTCGGCCATGGGGCTGGGCCTGATCTGTCCCGAGGCCAACGGACCCGAAGCCGCCTGGGCCGATGGAGCGCAGATCCTGGCGCCCCGTTCGCTGATCGGCCTGATCAACCATTTCAAGGGCTCGCAGGTCCTGCGCGCACCCGAGCGCGGCGACATGCGCTCGGGCGCCGCCGTGCCGGACCTGCGCGAAGTGCGCGGCCAGGAAGGCGCCAAGCGCGCGCTCGAGATCGCGGCGGCGGGCGGCCACAACCTGCTGTTCATCGGCCCACCCGGCTCGGGCAAGTCGATGATGGCCCAGCGCCTGCCGGGCCTGTTGCCGCCCCTGACGTCGCGCGAACTGCTGGAGACCTCGATGATCTGGTCGGTGGCCGGCCTGATCGAGCGCGGCGCCCTGACACGCGACCGGCCGTTCCGCGCGCCGCACCATTCGGCCTCCATGGCGGCCCTGACCGGCGGCGGGCTGCGGGCCAAGCCGGGCGAGGCGTCCCTGGCGCACAACGGCGTGCTGTTCCTGGACGAATTGCCCGAATACGCACCCCAGGCCCTGGATTCCCTGCGCCAGCCGCTGGAGACGGGCGAGGTCGTGGTGGCCCGCGCCAACGCCCATGTCCGCTATCCAGCGCGGTTCCAGCTGGTGGCGGCCATGAACCCGTGCCGCTGCGGCCTGGGCGGGGCCGGCCGCGGCGCTTGCGGCAAGGCCCCGCGCTGCCAGGCCAGCTATCAGAACCGCATCTCAGGCCCCCTGTTCGACCGCATCGATCTGACCGTCGAGACGCCCACCGTCACCGCCGCCGACATGGCCCTGCCGCCGGCGGCCGAAGGCACGGCCGAGGCTGCCGCCCGCGTCGCCGCCGCCCGCGCCTTGCAGGCCGATCGCGCGGCCGAGGCCGGGCTGGACCCCGTGGCGTCGATCAACTCGCGCGCCTCGGGCGACTTCCTGGACCGCACCGCCCGGCCCGACGACGCGGGGCGAATGCTGCTGATGCGCGCCGGCGAGGCGGGCGGCCTGACCGCGCGCGGCTGGACGCGCACCCTGCGCCTGGCCCGCACAATCGCCGATCTGGACGGCTGCGACGGCGTCCTTCGTCGCCACATCGCCGAGGCCCTGCTCTATCGCCGCACCACCCTCGGCGCCCAGGGCGATTTCGACCGCCAGACGGCCCGGACCGGCGCGCCGGCTTTCTAG
- a CDS encoding serine hydrolase domain-containing protein yields MTDLPDIHSLCPDRFGAVKDAFARNFTDAPEGLDELAARFSVVIDGEVAIDLWAGWADTARTRAFDERTLVPVFSTGKSVMATMIARCVDRGLAAYDDRVAFHWPEFGQAGKDRITIGQLMSHQSGLPGFSETVEPAIWFDRQAVLDRLCAQAPMWEPGTASGYHPITIGFLAGELFRRLDGRTMGTALREDFAHPYGLDLWIGLPEAEHGRVAQLRKPSAAPDLGIIDAIKKAAFLDRGSAPGGRGSTEWRMAEIPSANLHGTARDLARILSPFAQGGVLDGDEVLSARTVAEASKERIRGRDRVLPFDMGWGAGFTLNEGLNIFGPNAEAFGHCGWGGSCAFADPKAGLSAAYVMTRQSPHLIGDPRALRLFEALYSAL; encoded by the coding sequence ATGACCGACCTGCCCGACATCCACAGCCTGTGCCCCGACCGTTTCGGCGCGGTGAAGGACGCCTTCGCCCGCAATTTCACCGACGCGCCCGAGGGGCTGGACGAACTGGCCGCGCGCTTCTCGGTGGTCATCGACGGCGAGGTCGCGATCGATCTGTGGGCCGGGTGGGCCGACACGGCGCGAACCCGGGCGTTCGACGAGCGGACGCTGGTCCCGGTCTTCTCGACCGGCAAGTCGGTGATGGCGACGATGATCGCGCGCTGCGTCGACCGGGGGCTGGCGGCCTATGACGACCGGGTCGCTTTCCACTGGCCCGAGTTTGGCCAGGCCGGCAAGGACCGGATCACCATCGGCCAGCTGATGAGCCACCAGTCCGGCCTGCCGGGCTTTTCCGAGACGGTGGAGCCGGCCATCTGGTTCGACCGCCAGGCGGTGCTGGACCGGCTGTGCGCTCAGGCGCCGATGTGGGAGCCTGGCACGGCGTCCGGCTATCACCCGATCACCATCGGCTTTCTGGCCGGCGAACTGTTCCGTCGCCTGGACGGGCGGACCATGGGGACGGCGCTGCGCGAAGACTTCGCCCACCCGTATGGTCTGGACCTGTGGATCGGCCTGCCTGAGGCCGAACACGGCCGCGTGGCGCAGCTTCGCAAGCCCTCGGCGGCGCCGGACCTAGGGATCATCGACGCTATAAAGAAGGCGGCCTTCCTGGACCGCGGCTCGGCTCCCGGCGGGCGCGGTTCGACGGAATGGCGCATGGCCGAGATCCCCTCGGCCAATCTGCACGGCACGGCGCGCGACCTGGCCCGCATCCTGTCGCCCTTCGCCCAGGGCGGGGTGCTGGATGGTGACGAGGTGCTGAGCGCCCGCACCGTGGCCGAGGCGTCCAAAGAGCGCATTCGCGGCCGCGACCGGGTGCTGCCCTTCGACATGGGCTGGGGCGCGGGCTTCACCCTGAATGAAGGGCTGAACATCTTCGGTCCGAACGCGGAGGCCTTCGGCCATTGCGGCTGGGGCGGCTCCTGCGCCTTCGCCGATCCGAAGGCGGGGCTTTCGGCCGCCTATGTCATGACGCGCCAGTCGCCGCACCTGATCGGCGACCCCCGCGCGCTGCGGCTGTTCGAGGCGCTGTATTCGGCGCTCTGA
- a CDS encoding TIGR03862 family flavoprotein: MSSKAPIHVIGAGPAGLMAAERLAQAGRRVVVHERMPSVARKFLMAGRGGLNLTHAEPLDQLQGRYAEAEGSVTPWLDRFTPADLIAWAEGLGQQTFVGSSGRVFPKALKASPLLRAWLARLNGLGVEVRTRSRWTGWRDEALAFDTPDGERFEPASAVVLALGGASWPRLGSDGGWMNLLQAEGVAVAPFRPANAGVDIAWSAPLIERFAGTPLKGIALSLGENRVRGEALISAYGLEGGAVYALFASIREAVEGHGHAAVRLDLRPDASVQDLARRLSRPRGRDSLSNWLRKALGLAPVAVALLREAGDIPAEPEALAARLKALPLTVTGVQGLERAISSAGGVRLDQADARLMLTARPGVFVAGEMLDWEAPTGGYLLQASFASGVVAAEGVLAWLDARG; encoded by the coding sequence ATGAGCTCCAAGGCCCCCATCCACGTCATCGGCGCCGGTCCGGCCGGCCTGATGGCGGCCGAGCGCCTGGCCCAGGCCGGCCGGCGCGTGGTCGTGCACGAGCGCATGCCGTCAGTGGCGCGCAAGTTCCTGATGGCCGGCCGCGGCGGGCTGAACCTCACCCACGCCGAGCCGCTGGATCAGTTACAGGGCCGATACGCCGAGGCCGAAGGGAGCGTGACGCCCTGGCTGGACCGCTTCACGCCTGCCGACCTGATCGCCTGGGCCGAAGGGCTGGGCCAGCAAACCTTCGTAGGCAGCTCCGGCAGGGTGTTTCCCAAGGCGCTCAAAGCCTCGCCGCTTCTGCGCGCCTGGCTGGCCCGGCTGAATGGGCTGGGCGTCGAGGTCCGCACCCGCTCGCGCTGGACCGGCTGGCGCGACGAGGCTCTGGCCTTCGACACGCCGGACGGCGAGCGGTTCGAACCGGCCTCGGCCGTCGTGTTGGCGCTCGGCGGCGCCAGCTGGCCGCGCCTGGGCTCCGACGGCGGTTGGATGAACCTGCTGCAGGCCGAAGGCGTCGCCGTCGCGCCTTTCCGCCCCGCCAACGCCGGCGTCGACATCGCCTGGTCCGCGCCGTTGATCGAGCGCTTCGCGGGAACGCCGTTGAAGGGGATCGCCCTGTCGCTTGGCGAAAATCGGGTCCGCGGCGAGGCCCTGATCTCGGCCTATGGGCTGGAGGGCGGGGCCGTCTACGCCCTGTTCGCGTCCATCCGCGAAGCGGTCGAGGGACACGGTCATGCCGCTGTGAGACTGGACCTGAGGCCCGACGCCTCTGTGCAGGACCTAGCTCGCCGCCTGTCACGCCCGCGCGGCAGGGACAGCCTGTCGAACTGGCTGCGCAAGGCGCTGGGCCTGGCGCCCGTCGCCGTCGCCCTGCTGCGCGAAGCCGGCGACATCCCGGCCGAGCCCGAAGCCCTGGCGGCGCGCCTCAAGGCCCTGCCCCTGACGGTGACCGGCGTTCAAGGGCTGGAGCGAGCCATCTCTTCGGCCGGCGGCGTGCGGCTGGATCAGGCGGATGCACGGCTGATGCTTACCGCGCGCCCCGGCGTCTTCGTCGCCGGTGAAATGCTGGACTGGGAGGCTCCGACCGGCGGCTACCTGCTCCAAGCCAGCTTCGCCTCGGGCGTTGTGGCCGCAGAGGGCGTGCTGGCGTGGCTGGACGCGCGCGGCTAG
- the greA gene encoding transcription elongation factor GreA, whose amino-acid sequence MSVAFTREEDLEATAADLPDRPVSTHANLVTPEGLAAIDAELASARAAYGAAQANGSIEADRTAMARATRDLRYWSARRANAQLVEPGEADGAVRFGGGFTIEREDGRTQTWRIVGEDEADPANGTVSHVSPLARAAMGRRAGDEIIVAGQACEIVAVQ is encoded by the coding sequence ATGAGCGTAGCCTTCACCCGCGAGGAAGACCTGGAAGCCACGGCGGCGGACCTGCCGGATCGGCCGGTGTCGACGCACGCCAATCTGGTCACGCCCGAGGGACTGGCCGCCATCGACGCAGAGCTGGCGTCAGCCCGCGCCGCCTATGGCGCGGCCCAGGCCAACGGCTCCATCGAGGCCGACCGCACCGCCATGGCGCGGGCGACGCGGGACCTGCGCTACTGGTCGGCGCGCCGCGCCAACGCCCAGCTGGTCGAGCCGGGTGAGGCGGACGGCGCCGTGCGGTTTGGCGGCGGCTTCACCATCGAGCGCGAGGACGGCCGCACCCAGACCTGGCGCATCGTCGGCGAGGACGAGGCGGATCCGGCGAACGGCACCGTCAGCCACGTCTCGCCCCTGGCCCGCGCCGCTATGGGCCGCCGCGCCGGCGACGAGATCATCGTCGCCGGTCAGGCCTGTGAGATCGTCGCGGTTCAGTAG
- a CDS encoding leucyl aminopeptidase, protein MRSVAASALAVALGLAVLAPTSAEAQIRRQNQASATIAGVQSHIAAAQVNRPVTFAAQAGAETGTLILPLSSEGELAARAASMDPAVLQSVQRALTSANFRYGARQTLALRGLGGWDRIVVVGLGANPSMDDVQGAGAAAGRMLHTDSAPATLWAGGLPADQAAEFLTGFGLGEYRSDLHRTTGREQAAPGVLTVVGADAARAQFERRGRALIEAMAWTRDISNEPANIVYPESFVDRARQAFAGVPGVTIEVLDVPQMERLGMGALLSVGQGSARPSRLMAIRYRGQGAPEGGPIALVGKGITFDTGGISLKPGAGMGNMKMDMSGAASVTGTVLALAKSGAPVDVIAVAALAENMPSSTAARPADVVTAMNGKTIEIISTDAEGRMVLSDALVWTENTFNPSVVVDVATLTGAVGGALGSEYAGLFTRHEAMADQLQRAGLATGEPLWRLPLHPSYARYLSSSIADLRNTGDGGAGAGTGAWFIGEFVRPETPWAHLDIASAAYGGASDVRPSGSYGYAVRLLERFVLDWTPIARERGAGGY, encoded by the coding sequence ATGCGTTCCGTCGCCGCCTCCGCCCTCGCCGTCGCCCTCGGCTTGGCCGTCCTCGCCCCGACCTCGGCCGAGGCCCAGATCCGCCGTCAGAACCAGGCGTCGGCCACGATCGCCGGCGTCCAGTCCCATATCGCCGCCGCCCAGGTCAATCGTCCCGTGACCTTCGCCGCCCAGGCGGGCGCCGAGACGGGAACTCTGATCCTGCCGCTTTCGTCCGAGGGCGAACTAGCGGCCCGCGCCGCCTCCATGGACCCGGCCGTGCTCCAGTCGGTGCAGCGCGCCTTGACCTCGGCGAATTTCCGATACGGCGCGCGCCAGACGCTGGCGCTTCGCGGCCTGGGCGGCTGGGATCGGATCGTGGTCGTCGGCCTGGGCGCCAATCCGTCGATGGACGATGTTCAGGGCGCCGGCGCCGCAGCGGGCCGGATGCTGCACACCGACAGCGCGCCCGCCACCCTTTGGGCCGGCGGCCTGCCGGCGGATCAGGCCGCGGAGTTCCTGACCGGCTTCGGTCTCGGCGAATACCGGTCCGACCTGCACCGCACCACGGGCCGTGAGCAGGCCGCGCCGGGCGTCCTGACGGTCGTCGGCGCTGATGCCGCCCGCGCCCAGTTCGAGCGTCGCGGCCGCGCCCTGATCGAGGCCATGGCCTGGACTCGGGACATCTCCAACGAACCGGCCAACATCGTCTATCCGGAAAGCTTCGTCGACCGCGCCCGCCAGGCCTTCGCCGGGGTGCCGGGCGTGACCATCGAGGTGCTGGACGTGCCGCAGATGGAGCGGCTGGGCATGGGCGCCCTGTTGAGCGTGGGCCAGGGATCGGCGCGGCCGTCACGCCTGATGGCCATCCGTTACCGCGGTCAGGGCGCGCCCGAAGGCGGCCCGATCGCCCTGGTCGGCAAGGGCATCACCTTCGACACCGGCGGCATCTCGCTCAAGCCGGGCGCCGGCATGGGCAATATGAAGATGGACATGTCGGGCGCGGCCAGCGTCACCGGCACGGTCCTGGCCCTGGCCAAGTCGGGCGCGCCGGTCGATGTCATCGCCGTCGCCGCCCTGGCCGAGAACATGCCCAGCAGCACGGCCGCACGCCCGGCCGACGTTGTGACCGCCATGAACGGCAAGACCATCGAAATCATCTCCACCGACGCCGAGGGCCGCATGGTCCTGTCCGACGCCCTGGTGTGGACCGAGAACACCTTCAACCCGTCGGTGGTCGTCGATGTCGCCACCCTGACCGGTGCGGTCGGCGGAGCCCTGGGTTCGGAATACGCCGGCCTGTTCACGCGCCACGAAGCCATGGCCGACCAGCTGCAGCGCGCCGGCCTGGCCACCGGGGAGCCGCTGTGGCGGCTGCCGCTGCATCCGTCTTACGCCCGCTATCTCAGCTCCTCGATCGCGGACCTGCGCAACACCGGCGACGGCGGCGCGGGCGCCGGCACGGGGGCCTGGTTCATCGGCGAGTTTGTGCGGCCGGAAACGCCCTGGGCGCACCTCGACATCGCCTCGGCGGCGTATGGCGGCGCCAGCGACGTGCGGCCGTCCGGCTCCTACGGCTACGCCGTGCGCCTGCTGGAGCGGTTCGTTCTGGACTGGACCCCGATCGCGCGCGAGCGCGGCGCCGGAGGCTACTGA
- a CDS encoding M48 family metallopeptidase, with amino-acid sequence MRFSHGQRLPPEDGVPALLLTVNPRARRLSVRIDARRGEAVVVAPSQRSLAQAVAFARSRGAWIAERLAARAESRPLEPGATVSLKGRPIRLEATGGAGAARLVERDGEPVILSGGEGEAFARRVENLFKRQARDLLTARTEHHLASLGGQAGRGPVRISIVDTRSRWGSCSPHNRSIRYSWRVVMAPEPVIDYLAAHEVAHLVHADHSPAYWAVVHRLVGDHRPFRRWLREHGAALHAVG; translated from the coding sequence GTGCGGTTCAGCCACGGTCAAAGACTGCCGCCTGAGGACGGGGTTCCGGCCCTTCTGCTCACGGTCAATCCGCGCGCGCGACGCCTGTCGGTGCGCATCGATGCGCGCCGGGGCGAGGCGGTGGTCGTAGCCCCCTCGCAACGCAGCCTGGCCCAGGCGGTCGCCTTCGCCCGCTCACGCGGCGCCTGGATCGCCGAGCGTCTGGCGGCGCGCGCCGAAAGCCGGCCGCTGGAGCCGGGAGCGACCGTCAGCCTGAAGGGCCGCCCCATCCGTCTGGAGGCGACCGGCGGCGCCGGCGCGGCCCGGCTGGTCGAAAGGGACGGCGAGCCCGTCATTCTGTCCGGCGGAGAGGGCGAGGCCTTCGCCCGCCGCGTCGAGAACCTGTTCAAGCGCCAGGCGCGAGACCTCCTGACCGCCCGCACCGAACACCATTTGGCCAGCCTTGGCGGCCAGGCGGGCCGAGGCCCCGTGCGGATTTCGATCGTCGACACCCGATCGCGATGGGGCTCCTGCAGCCCGCACAACCGTTCGATCCGCTACTCGTGGCGGGTGGTGATGGCGCCCGAACCGGTCATCGACTACCTGGCCGCCCATGAGGTGGCCCATCTGGTCCACGCCGATCACAGCCCCGCCTATTGGGCGGTCGTACATCGTCTGGTCGGCGACCACCGCCCGTTCCGCCGCTGGCTGCGCGAGCATGGAGCGGCGCTCCACGCGGTCGGCTGA
- a CDS encoding polyhydroxyalkanoate depolymerase, giving the protein MLYALHELAYHSATPFRIGAQMARQFWTSPFNPASDTAIGRTAYASAELFESVTRRYGKPAWGLETVEIDGKPVRTTEQVVWSSPWCRLVRFARHVGDLKRAGKPAAAPAVMVVAPLSGHYATLLRGTVETFIQDHDVYVTDWTNARQVPMLEGRFDFYDYIDHVREMLAVIGPRAHVVGVCQPGPPVLAACAVMAEENDPNRPASMTFMGSPIDARLSPTVTNQLAEEKPFTWFKSNMIHTVPWPYPGFGRRVYPGFVQLFSFMSMNEDKHIDAHRRYFDDLVSGDGDGVEKHEQFYDEYLSVLDLTEEFYLQTIDIVFQQHLLARGLLEHRGRPVDLGAITDIGLMTVEGEKDDISGVGQTQAAHGLCANIPKTRRELYVQPEVGHYGVFNGRRFRDEIYPRVRDFIARNEAVSAVQPRSKTAA; this is encoded by the coding sequence ATGCTCTACGCCCTTCACGAGCTCGCCTATCATTCGGCGACGCCTTTCCGGATCGGCGCCCAGATGGCGCGCCAGTTCTGGACCTCGCCCTTCAACCCCGCGTCCGACACCGCAATCGGACGCACGGCCTATGCCTCGGCCGAGCTGTTCGAGAGCGTCACGCGACGCTACGGCAAGCCGGCCTGGGGGCTGGAGACCGTCGAGATCGACGGCAAGCCGGTGCGAACGACCGAACAGGTCGTCTGGTCTTCGCCCTGGTGCCGCCTGGTGCGCTTCGCCCGTCACGTCGGCGATCTGAAGCGGGCCGGAAAGCCGGCGGCGGCCCCGGCCGTCATGGTTGTGGCGCCCCTGTCGGGCCACTACGCCACCCTGCTGCGCGGCACGGTCGAGACCTTCATCCAGGATCACGACGTCTACGTCACCGACTGGACCAATGCGCGGCAGGTGCCGATGCTGGAGGGCCGGTTCGACTTCTACGACTACATCGACCATGTGCGCGAAATGCTGGCCGTGATCGGCCCGCGCGCCCACGTCGTCGGCGTGTGCCAGCCGGGCCCGCCGGTGCTGGCCGCCTGCGCCGTCATGGCCGAGGAGAACGACCCCAACCGCCCGGCGTCGATGACCTTCATGGGCTCGCCGATCGACGCGCGCCTGTCGCCGACGGTGACCAACCAGCTGGCGGAGGAAAAGCCCTTCACCTGGTTCAAGTCCAACATGATCCACACCGTGCCCTGGCCCTATCCCGGGTTCGGTCGGCGGGTCTATCCGGGCTTCGTCCAGCTGTTCAGCTTCATGTCGATGAACGAGGACAAGCACATCGACGCCCACCGCCGCTACTTCGACGACCTGGTGTCGGGCGACGGCGACGGAGTTGAGAAGCACGAACAGTTCTATGACGAATATCTGTCGGTCCTGGATCTGACCGAGGAGTTCTATCTCCAGACCATCGACATCGTCTTCCAGCAGCACCTGTTGGCGCGCGGCCTGCTGGAGCATCGCGGCCGGCCGGTCGATCTGGGCGCCATCACCGACATCGGCCTGATGACGGTGGAAGGCGAGAAGGACGACATCTCCGGCGTCGGTCAGACCCAGGCGGCGCACGGCCTGTGCGCCAACATTCCCAAGACGCGCCGCGAGCTCTACGTCCAGCCTGAGGTCGGCCACTACGGGGTCTTCAACGGCCGTCGGTTCAGAGACGAAATCTATCCCAGAGTGCGCGACTTCATCGCCCGCAACGAGGCCGTCAGTGCGGTTCAGCCACGGTCAAAGACTGCCGCCTGA
- a CDS encoding SCO family protein, which produces MPRRPVLLFAGACIALAAAIAIAAIVVTAGGSKPASMEVASTGQPQVGGPFQLIDQNGETVDQTLLDGKWSLVFFGFTHCPDYCPATLGTLAATKERLGAQADDLQIVFISVDPERDTPQLLNDYLSSDGFPRGVIGLTGTPEQVAQAAKSYRAYYEKAGDGEAYTMNHSLTIYLMGPDGQFRSALAHDLGPDRSADVIRRAMERG; this is translated from the coding sequence ATGCCCCGTCGTCCCGTGCTGCTGTTCGCCGGCGCCTGCATCGCGCTCGCCGCCGCCATCGCCATCGCCGCCATCGTGGTCACTGCCGGCGGTTCGAAGCCCGCCTCGATGGAAGTCGCCTCGACCGGCCAGCCGCAGGTCGGAGGACCTTTCCAATTGATCGACCAGAACGGCGAGACGGTCGATCAGACCCTGCTTGACGGCAAATGGAGCCTGGTCTTCTTCGGCTTCACCCATTGCCCCGATTATTGCCCCGCGACCCTGGGCACGCTGGCGGCGACCAAGGAGCGGCTGGGCGCGCAGGCCGACGACCTGCAGATCGTCTTCATCAGCGTGGACCCCGAACGCGACACGCCGCAGCTGCTGAACGACTATCTGTCCTCGGACGGTTTCCCGCGCGGCGTCATCGGCCTGACCGGCACGCCCGAGCAGGTGGCCCAGGCCGCCAAATCCTATCGCGCCTATTACGAGAAGGCCGGCGACGGCGAGGCCTACACCATGAACCACTCGCTCACGATCTATCTCATGGGGCCCGACGGCCAGTTCCGTTCGGCCCTGGCGCACGACCTGGGGCCTGACCGGTCGGCCGACGTGATCCGCCGGGCGATGGAGCGGGGTTGA